From a single Nitrosopumilus sp. genomic region:
- a CDS encoding twin-arginine translocation signal domain-containing protein has protein sequence MSELGTKKSDGLSRRDFLKLIGAAGTGLAFAPFVPFGNFMPNPNQASLERVPVILPDGTQANINTYPINHAEVITYPATGDAALDAEAFRKWQFIRLPEELGGGKKDTSAIRAYSMICLHLWCLWKYWPDEGRKRGECPCHGSMYDPLTGTAFVGPASVQASPSNTLPKLTLDIDSDGFVFIMPPKFNANDNGVIGYGRFA, from the coding sequence ATGTCAGAACTGGGGACAAAAAAGTCTGACGGATTATCCCGAAGAGACTTTCTAAAATTGATAGGGGCAGCAGGTACAGGATTGGCTTTTGCTCCATTTGTCCCATTTGGCAATTTTATGCCAAATCCAAATCAGGCTTCTCTTGAAAGAGTTCCAGTAATTTTACCTGATGGAACTCAAGCAAATATCAATACATATCCAATTAATCATGCTGAAGTAATCACTTATCCTGCCACTGGCGATGCTGCTCTTGATGCAGAAGCATTTCGTAAATGGCAATTCATTAGACTTCCTGAAGAATTAGGTGGAGGAAAAAAAGACACTTCTGCAATAAGAGCTTACAGTATGATTTGTTTGCATCTTTGGTGTCTTTGGAAATATTGGCCTGATGAAGGTAGAAAACGAGGTGAATGTCCATGTCATGGTAGTATGTATGATCCGTTGACAGGAACTGCGTTTGTTGGACCTGCATCTGTACAAGCATCGCCATCAAACACTTTACCTAAATTAACTTTGGATATTGATTCGGATGGTTTTGTATTTATCATGCCACCAAAGTTTAACGCAAATGATAATGGAGTAATTGGATATGGCCGTTTCGCTTGA
- a CDS encoding cytochrome b N-terminal domain-containing protein gives MAVSLERRTGVVAFLYWLWDGVDRTIFTAIKFSFPARFVSPFGFLGMLTFIVFIILGVSGALLMFYYQPILDRAWDSVQFINDEVPFGFHIRNIHYHGSNAMVLLAVLHMYYQYFSGRYKIRNEVLWMTGVILGTVTILEAFTGYDVIFSERAELAISIAASLTTSIPIAGPTIRDAALGSGFSDFVLRFYAQHVFLLPIVMLGLMAVHFPRFLVFDVPMVMAIGGAILITGGVFPIDMGFKFEPTVPPGVTVPEWYLTGIYAFMRTQYDKFVTGLLWPLLFIISFVLIPFIDRYKKFSWRDRPIITAFGITSLAQIMVTTYWGFYISPDISVPLVERLVIDPLFFYSTMILLVPLGFGFTYMMIKLANEAERKSKLAKSNGPQKVATINLSEKWINWLLVALLAFQVFLNIAAYNAALIGMKNISLFYIGIILLVFAAFFHVYRYAMSQQKNAPPPAPVPVVEEKPMLAESEEPVEQSQLSEGETTSDSKPEAKELAPEVPAPKTQADLGVGADANSNSGSDGVKKL, from the coding sequence ATGGCCGTTTCGCTTGAAAGAAGAACAGGAGTTGTAGCATTCCTTTATTGGTTATGGGATGGAGTAGACAGAACCATCTTTACTGCAATTAAATTTTCATTCCCTGCAAGATTTGTTAGTCCGTTTGGATTTTTGGGCATGCTTACCTTCATTGTTTTCATTATTCTTGGTGTTTCAGGTGCTTTGCTGATGTTTTACTATCAACCCATTCTTGATAGAGCTTGGGACAGTGTTCAATTCATTAACGATGAAGTTCCATTTGGTTTTCACATAAGAAATATTCACTATCATGGCTCAAACGCTATGGTACTATTAGCTGTTCTTCACATGTATTATCAATACTTTAGTGGAAGATACAAAATTAGAAACGAAGTTCTATGGATGACCGGTGTCATTCTTGGAACAGTTACAATTCTTGAAGCTTTTACAGGATACGATGTGATTTTCAGTGAAAGAGCAGAACTTGCAATTAGTATTGCAGCGTCTCTAACTACTTCTATTCCAATTGCAGGACCGACGATTAGAGATGCGGCACTGGGAAGTGGATTCTCCGACTTTGTGTTAAGATTCTATGCCCAACATGTATTCTTGTTACCTATTGTTATGCTGGGATTAATGGCAGTACATTTCCCAAGATTCTTGGTGTTTGATGTCCCTATGGTTATGGCAATAGGTGGTGCTATTCTGATAACTGGAGGTGTGTTCCCAATTGATATGGGATTCAAGTTTGAACCTACTGTACCGCCTGGTGTTACAGTTCCAGAATGGTATCTTACAGGAATCTATGCTTTCATGAGGACACAATATGACAAATTTGTTACAGGATTGTTGTGGCCGTTATTGTTCATTATATCGTTTGTACTTATTCCATTTATTGACAGGTACAAGAAATTCTCTTGGAGAGATAGACCAATTATCACTGCATTTGGAATTACAAGTCTTGCACAGATTATGGTAACCACATATTGGGGATTCTATATTTCTCCAGATATTTCAGTTCCATTAGTAGAGCGTTTGGTAATTGATCCTTTGTTCTTCTATTCAACAATGATCTTGTTGGTACCATTAGGATTTGGGTTCACTTACATGATGATTAAACTTGCAAATGAGGCTGAAAGAAAATCTAAACTTGCAAAAAGTAATGGTCCACAAAAGGTAGCTACAATTAACCTATCTGAAAAATGGATTAATTGGTTATTAGTTGCACTTTTGGCATTCCAAGTATTCCTCAACATTGCAGCTTACAATGCAGCCTTGATTGGAATGAAGAATATCTCATTGTTCTATATTGGAATAATTCTGCTAGTATTTGCAGCATTCTTCCATGTTTACAGGTATGCTATGAGTCAGCAAAAGAATGCACCTCCACCAGCTCCTGTTCCTGTAGTTGAGGAGAAGCCAATGCTTGCAGAATCAGAAGAACCAGTTGAACAAAGTCAACTCTCTGAAGGAGAAACAACATCTGATAGTAAACCTGAAGCAAAAGAATTGGCACCTGAGGTACCTGCACCAAAAACTCAAGCAGATTTAGGAGTTGGTGCTGATGCCAATTCAAATTCTGGTTCTGATGGAGTGAAAAAATTATGA
- a CDS encoding plastocyanin/azurin family copper-binding protein has product MSATSSHAYGIGMIALIIGMSAVTVFYTSFYLPESLAKPSVSEHILHPEKELIIEIVPGAVIEGNENYVPNKAEALLEINNKVIWQNHDDTAHTVTPDHRHADAYSGDFGSTGVLKPGDTYEFLFTEAQEVHYHCQPHPWMTGSIIVEVSRF; this is encoded by the coding sequence ATGAGTGCTACATCAAGTCATGCATATGGTATTGGAATGATTGCACTAATCATTGGAATGAGTGCTGTAACTGTATTTTACACTTCTTTTTATCTCCCAGAATCATTGGCAAAACCTTCGGTATCTGAACATATCTTACATCCTGAAAAAGAACTAATCATTGAAATTGTTCCTGGTGCTGTGATTGAAGGAAATGAAAACTATGTTCCAAACAAAGCTGAAGCATTGTTGGAGATTAACAATAAGGTAATTTGGCAAAATCATGATGATACTGCTCATACTGTAACTCCTGATCATAGGCATGCTGATGCTTACAGTGGCGACTTTGGTTCTACAGGTGTTCTAAAACCAGGAGATACTTACGAATTTCTGTTTACAGAAGCACAAGAAGTACACTATCACTGTCAACCTCATCCTTGGATGACTGGCTCTATAATAGTAGAGGTTAGTAGATTCTAG
- a CDS encoding DNA glycosylase, with translation MQKNHIINVENSINSGQVFLWKKINNNWYGVNGQDVLKISNLGSVKSYRNIKTDFFRKRDNIEKIIKSISRDTITKKAVKQYLGLRILEQDPFQCLISFIVSSNSNIQKIKTSLENISEKFGTKVRFENQEFFLFPNSSRLAKASIDDIKSCGVGYRAKFIKEASSRVALKEIDFQYLKKSSYHQAKEEICKIPGIGNKVADCVMLFSLNKLESFPLDRWMIRILEKYYSEQFQLETKTITEKQYDILHEKIVEHFGEYAGYAQQFLFKMERENYQKKWL, from the coding sequence ATGCAAAAAAATCATATCATAAATGTCGAAAACTCAATCAATAGTGGCCAAGTATTTCTTTGGAAAAAAATTAACAATAATTGGTATGGGGTTAATGGTCAAGATGTATTAAAAATATCTAATTTAGGAAGTGTAAAATCATATCGAAATATCAAAACAGATTTTTTTCGTAAAAGAGACAATATTGAAAAAATAATCAAATCTATTTCAAGAGACACGATTACAAAAAAAGCAGTTAAACAGTATTTAGGATTGAGGATTTTGGAACAAGATCCATTTCAATGTTTAATTTCTTTTATTGTATCATCAAATTCTAATATTCAAAAAATCAAAACCAGTTTAGAAAACATATCAGAAAAATTTGGAACCAAAGTGAGATTTGAAAATCAGGAATTTTTTTTGTTTCCTAATTCGTCAAGGCTCGCTAAAGCGTCAATAGATGACATTAAAAGTTGTGGTGTAGGATACCGTGCAAAATTTATCAAAGAGGCATCAAGTAGAGTAGCGTTAAAAGAAATTGATTTTCAATATTTAAAAAAATCTAGTTATCACCAAGCAAAAGAGGAGATTTGTAAAATTCCAGGAATTGGAAACAAAGTAGCAGATTGTGTAATGTTATTTTCTTTAAACAAACTAGAATCTTTTCCATTAGACAGATGGATGATAAGAATTTTAGAAAAATATTATTCAGAACAATTCCAACTTGAAACTAAAACAATAACAGAAAAACAGTATGATATTCTTCATGAAAAGATTGTAGAACATTTTGGAGAATATGCAGGATATGCACAACAGTTTCTCTTCAAAATGGAAAGAGAAAATTATCAGAAAAAATGGCTGTAA
- a CDS encoding MBL fold metallo-hydrolase produces the protein MNVKVLGAANEVGRSGFLVDCNGTKLLLDYGVMFGRRGTPPQYPLHVKPKDLDAIIITHAHLDHSGNVPSLFVSGNTDVYATPPTFDLSKLLIEDMLKIEKNAHPFDLPEVNNMMKNAKEIGFKQKVTKGNATFELRESGHVIGGSTVLVESEKKRLFYTGDIKTNGSRMLREMDLDVGEIDLLITESTYAKTEQKPRKESERELIEFANEVMDRKGTLFIPSFSVERSQEIACILRSSNFKHRIIMDGMALKVNEIMFKHPDYLRDPKVFSDAIKSATSIREHTERKRAMEEPCVVISPAGMLVGGNAVYYLQQLSFDSKNGIALVSYQGEGTPGKKLLDTGMVSTRGKDLKVSAEVKQFQFSGHADRKELFDMIKKIKGNPKVCTVHGDTESCEMFAKEIHEQFGLETFSPAVNDEITV, from the coding sequence TTGAATGTTAAAGTTTTAGGAGCTGCTAATGAGGTTGGCAGATCAGGGTTTTTAGTTGATTGTAATGGGACTAAATTACTATTAGATTATGGGGTAATGTTTGGACGAAGAGGTACGCCACCACAATATCCACTTCATGTCAAACCAAAAGATTTGGATGCAATAATAATTACTCATGCTCATCTGGACCACTCAGGAAATGTTCCATCTCTTTTTGTTAGCGGGAATACAGATGTATACGCAACTCCACCTACATTTGATCTTTCAAAGTTATTAATTGAAGATATGCTAAAAATTGAAAAAAATGCCCATCCATTTGATCTTCCTGAAGTAAATAATATGATGAAAAATGCAAAAGAGATCGGATTTAAACAAAAAGTTACCAAAGGAAATGCTACCTTTGAATTAAGAGAATCAGGTCATGTGATAGGTGGGAGTACAGTGTTAGTAGAATCCGAGAAAAAACGTCTTTTCTATACAGGAGATATCAAAACAAATGGTTCAAGAATGTTACGAGAAATGGATTTGGATGTTGGAGAAATTGATTTGTTAATTACTGAAAGCACTTATGCAAAGACAGAACAAAAACCAAGAAAAGAATCAGAAAGAGAACTAATAGAATTTGCAAATGAAGTGATGGATAGAAAAGGAACATTATTTATTCCATCATTTTCAGTTGAGCGTTCTCAAGAAATTGCTTGTATTTTAAGAAGTTCAAACTTTAAACATAGAATTATCATGGATGGGATGGCACTGAAAGTCAATGAAATAATGTTTAAACATCCAGATTATTTGAGAGATCCAAAAGTATTTTCAGATGCTATCAAAAGTGCAACATCAATTAGAGAACATACTGAAAGAAAAAGAGCAATGGAAGAACCATGTGTTGTAATTTCTCCTGCAGGAATGTTAGTAGGTGGAAATGCTGTATACTATTTACAACAATTATCGTTTGATAGTAAAAATGGAATAGCACTCGTTTCTTATCAAGGAGAAGGAACACCAGGCAAAAAATTGCTAGATACGGGAATGGTTTCAACTAGAGGTAAAGATCTAAAAGTATCAGCTGAAGTAAAACAATTTCAATTTTCGGGTCATGCAGATAGAAAAGAGCTATTTGATATGATCAAAAAAATTAAAGGAAATCCCAAAGTATGTACTGTTCATGGAGATACGGAATCTTGTGAGATGTTTGCCAAGGAAATTCATGAACAATTTGGTCTAGAGACATTTTCACCTGCAGTAAATGATGAAATTACTGTATAA
- a CDS encoding 4Fe-4S binding protein yields MPIAILPDIDEQRCIGCALCVEICTTLGPDVLRVKPVEGWKRGKAFVFYPERCISDGACIGVCPTKSIFWMRPMNYTAGQPVPLHKNGIFIKGWAEDAAL; encoded by the coding sequence ATGCCAATAGCAATACTTCCAGACATTGATGAACAAAGATGTATCGGATGTGCACTATGTGTAGAAATCTGTACAACTCTTGGTCCAGATGTCCTTAGAGTAAAACCAGTTGAAGGCTGGAAGAGAGGTAAAGCATTTGTCTTCTACCCAGAAAGATGTATTTCTGATGGTGCATGCATCGGTGTATGCCCAACAAAATCAATCTTTTGGATGAGACCAATGAATTACACAGCTGGACAACCAGTACCTCTTCACAAAAACGGTATCTTCATCAAAGGTTGGGCAGAAGACGCTGCATTATAA